From a region of the Coffea arabica cultivar ET-39 chromosome 3e, Coffea Arabica ET-39 HiFi, whole genome shotgun sequence genome:
- the LOC140038769 gene encoding uncharacterized protein: MILRSGKEIQGPEPVISKDKDEEKIENELEKEDSNGADPKVFLDPIITVKTNPPPFPSRLEKSKKQDKEKEILEVFRKVEINIPLLDAIKQVPKYAKFLWDLCVNRRRLRGDERAIVGENVSAVLQRKLPPKCGDPGMFTIACRIGNTLIGKAMLDLGVSINVMPKSIYASLKLGPLKNIGIIIQLADRTNAYPDGLIEDVLVKINELIFPTDFYVLDMDDEHSHDPSPLLLGRPCLSTARTKIDVNKGTLSMKFDGEIVHFNIFESMKYPSESHAGSVFSINVIDSAVREVFEIEGKDELEVALTRHFESKMLSGAPMLELKPLPKHLKYAYLGEGETLPVIISASLSKIQEDKLIRVLRDHKQAIGWTIADIKGISPAVCMYRIRLEENAQPIRQAQRRLNPLMMEVVKKEIPKLLDVGIIFAISDSP, from the exons ATGATCCTAAGGAGCGGGAAGGAAATTCAGGGGCCTGAACCTGTGATCTCTAAGGATAAGGATGAGGAAAAGatcgaaaatgagcttgagaaGGAGGACAGCAATGGTGCAGATCCAAAGGTATTTCTAGACCCAATAATTACAGTTAAAACTAACCCGCCTCCTTTTCCTAGTAGGTTGGAAAAATCGAAGAAGCAGGATAAGGAGAAGGAGATCTTGGAGGTTTTTCGCAAGGTTGAGATAAATATCCCCCTGTTAGACGCAATCAAACAAGTACCAAAATATGCCAAATTCCTATGGGACTTGTGTGTTAATCGAAGGCGGTTGAGGGGAGATGAGAGGGCCATTGTTGGGGAGAATGTGTCAGCGGTCCTGCAAAGAAAGCTTCCACCCAAGTGCGGGGACCCAGGTATGTTCACTATTGCTTGTAGAATAGGCAATACCTTGATTGGAAAGGCTATGTTAGATTTAGGAGTTTCAATTAATGTCATGCCGAAATCTATATATGCTTCTCTGAAATTAGGACCACTGAAAAATATTGGAATAATAATCCAACTGGCTGACCGAACCAATGCGTACCCTGACGGATTGATTGAGGATGTTTTagtaaaaattaatgaattgatTTTCCCTACTGATTTTTACGTGCTTGATATGGATGATGAACACTCTCACGACCCATCACCTTTACTGTTAGGAAGACCCTGCTTGAGCACAGCTCGAACTAAAATTGATGTAAATAAGGGCACCCTATCTATGAAATTTGATGGTGAGATTGTTCATTTTAATATTTTCGAGTCCATGAAATATCCTTCAGAATCACATGCTGGCTCTGTTTTCTCTATAAATGTTATTGACTCTGCTGTAcgagaagtttttgaaattgaaggtaaGGATGAGTTGGAAGTCGCCTTGACCAGGCACTTCGAGTCAAAGATGTTGTCTGGA gcacctATGTTGGAGTTGAAACCGCTGCCGAAACACCTTAAGTATGCATACTTGGGTGAGGGGGAGACACTCCCGGTAATCATCTCCGCGAGTTTATCAAAAATTCAAGAAGACAAATTGATTCGAGTTTTGAGGGACCATAAGCAGGCGATAGGATGGACCATCGCCGATATCAAAGGAATTAGCCCCGCGGTATGTATGTATCGAATTCGACTCGAGGAGAATGCTCAACCTATCCGTCAAGCTCAAAGGAGATTGAATCCCCTTATGATGGAGGTAGTGAAGAAAGAGATTCCAAAACTGCTGGATGTGGGGATAATCTTTGCCATATCAGATAGTCCCTGA